A genomic region of Saccopteryx bilineata isolate mSacBil1 chromosome 1, mSacBil1_pri_phased_curated, whole genome shotgun sequence contains the following coding sequences:
- the MEF2B gene encoding myocyte-specific enhancer factor 2B isoform X1, whose translation MGRKKIQISRILDQRNRQVTFTKRKFGLMKKAYELSVLCDCEIALIIFNSTNRLFQYASTDMDRVLLKYTEYSEPHESRTNSDILETLKRRGVGLDGPDLEPDEGPEGPGEKLRRLAGDGGEPALPRPLLFPAAPTMPSPDMVYGALPPLGCDSNGLGEALPAQSRPSPFRPAAPKAGPPGLAHPLFSPSQLASKTPPPLYLAVDGRRPDLPGGLAGARGGLSTSFPFLPFSTQRGLYGSLQSPCSDTAPGPPLGSFPFLPAGPPEYDLGDPPPPPGLLQPPTLASWQISRGDGPLAAPVQPSGGRSLGEEGPPARGASPPTPQVNIKSERLSPAPRGPGDFSKTFSYPLLLAGPLAEPLRPGPPLRRLPNADGWPR comes from the exons ATGGGgaggaaaaaaatacagatcTCACGCATTCTGGACCAAAGAAATCGGCAG GTGACATTTACCAAAAGGAAGTTCGGACTGATGAAGAAGGCCTATGAGCTGAGCGTGCTCTGTGACTGTGAGATCGCTCTCATCATCTTTAACAGCACCAACCGCCTCTTTCAGTATGCCAGCACGGACATGGACCGTGTGCTCCTGAAGTACACAGAGTACAGTGAACCCCATGAGAGCCGCACCAACTCTGACATCCTCGAG ACACTGAAGCGGAGGGGTGTGGGTCTTGATGGACCAGATCTGGAGCCAGATGAGGGCCCTGAGGGGCCAGGAGAGAAGCTGCGGAGGCTGGCAGGTGATGGGGGTGAGCCCGCCTTGCCCCGGCCCCTGCTCTTT CCAGCAGCCCCCACTATGCCTAGCCCAGATATGGTATATGGGGCCCTGCCCCCACTAGGCTGTGACTCCAATGGACTTGGGGAagccctgcctgcccagagccGCCCATCCCCCTTCCGGCCAGCAGCCCCCAAAGCTGGGCCCCCAG GCCTGGCCCACCCTCTGTTCTCCCCAAGCCAACTTGCCAGCAAGACACCACCACCTCTGTACCTGGCAGTGGATGGGCGGAGGCCAGACCTGCCTGGGGGCCTGGCAGGAGCCCGAGGGGGACTGAGCACCTCG tttccctttcttccGTTCTCCACACAGAGAGGCCTCTATGGTAGCCTTCAGAGTCCATGCTCTGATACAGCTCCAGGACCCCCACTCGGAAGctttcccttcctcccagccGGTCCCCCAG aatatGATCTGGGAGACCCCCCTCCACCACCCGGCTTGTTGCAGCCTCCTACTCTGGCCTCATGGCAGATCTCGAGGGGTGATGGTCCCCTAGCTGCACCTGTTCAGCCCAG tGGGGGCCGCAGTCTAGGTGAGGAGGGCCCCCCAGCCCGCGGTGCCTCCCCACCGACCCCCCAAGTCAACATCAAGTCTGAGCGCCTCTCGCCGGCACCCAGGGGCCCTGGCGACTTTTCCAAGACCTTCTCCTACCCCTTGCTCTTGGCCGGGCCCCTGGCAGAGCCCCTACGGCCTGGGCCTCCACTGCGCCGGCTACCCAATGCTGACGGTTGGCCCCGGTAG
- the MEF2B gene encoding myocyte-specific enhancer factor 2B isoform X3: MGRKKIQISRILDQRNRQYASTDMDRVLLKYTEYSEPHESRTNSDILETLKRRGVGLDGPDLEPDEGPEGPGEKLRRLAGDGGEPALPRPLLFPAAPTMPSPDMVYGALPPLGCDSNGLGEALPAQSRPSPFRPAAPKAGPPGLAHPLFSPSQLASKTPPPLYLAVDGRRPDLPGGLAGARGGLSTSFPFLPFSTQRGLYGSLQSPCSDTAPGPPLGSFPFLPAGPPEYDLGDPPPPPGLLQPPTLASWQISRGDGPLAAPVQPSGGRSLGEEGPPARGASPPTPQVNIKSERLSPAPRGPGDFSKTFSYPLLLAGPLAEPLRPGPPLRRLPNADGWPR; the protein is encoded by the exons ATGGGgaggaaaaaaatacagatcTCACGCATTCTGGACCAAAGAAATCGGCAG TATGCCAGCACGGACATGGACCGTGTGCTCCTGAAGTACACAGAGTACAGTGAACCCCATGAGAGCCGCACCAACTCTGACATCCTCGAG ACACTGAAGCGGAGGGGTGTGGGTCTTGATGGACCAGATCTGGAGCCAGATGAGGGCCCTGAGGGGCCAGGAGAGAAGCTGCGGAGGCTGGCAGGTGATGGGGGTGAGCCCGCCTTGCCCCGGCCCCTGCTCTTT CCAGCAGCCCCCACTATGCCTAGCCCAGATATGGTATATGGGGCCCTGCCCCCACTAGGCTGTGACTCCAATGGACTTGGGGAagccctgcctgcccagagccGCCCATCCCCCTTCCGGCCAGCAGCCCCCAAAGCTGGGCCCCCAG GCCTGGCCCACCCTCTGTTCTCCCCAAGCCAACTTGCCAGCAAGACACCACCACCTCTGTACCTGGCAGTGGATGGGCGGAGGCCAGACCTGCCTGGGGGCCTGGCAGGAGCCCGAGGGGGACTGAGCACCTCG tttccctttcttccGTTCTCCACACAGAGAGGCCTCTATGGTAGCCTTCAGAGTCCATGCTCTGATACAGCTCCAGGACCCCCACTCGGAAGctttcccttcctcccagccGGTCCCCCAG aatatGATCTGGGAGACCCCCCTCCACCACCCGGCTTGTTGCAGCCTCCTACTCTGGCCTCATGGCAGATCTCGAGGGGTGATGGTCCCCTAGCTGCACCTGTTCAGCCCAG tGGGGGCCGCAGTCTAGGTGAGGAGGGCCCCCCAGCCCGCGGTGCCTCCCCACCGACCCCCCAAGTCAACATCAAGTCTGAGCGCCTCTCGCCGGCACCCAGGGGCCCTGGCGACTTTTCCAAGACCTTCTCCTACCCCTTGCTCTTGGCCGGGCCCCTGGCAGAGCCCCTACGGCCTGGGCCTCCACTGCGCCGGCTACCCAATGCTGACGGTTGGCCCCGGTAG
- the MEF2B gene encoding myocyte-specific enhancer factor 2B isoform X2 codes for MGRKKIQISRILDQRNRQVTFTKRKFGLMKKAYELSVLCDCEIALIIFNSTNRLFQYASTDMDRVLLKYTEYSEPHESRTNSDILETLKRRGVGLDGPDLEPDEGPEGPGEKLRRLAGDGGEPALPRPLLFPAAPTMPSPDMVYGALPPLGCDSNGLGEALPAQSRPSPFRPAAPKAGPPGLAHPLFSPSQLASKTPPPLYLAVDGRRPDLPGGLAGARGGLSTSRGLYGSLQSPCSDTAPGPPLGSFPFLPAGPPEYDLGDPPPPPGLLQPPTLASWQISRGDGPLAAPVQPSGGRSLGEEGPPARGASPPTPQVNIKSERLSPAPRGPGDFSKTFSYPLLLAGPLAEPLRPGPPLRRLPNADGWPR; via the exons ATGGGgaggaaaaaaatacagatcTCACGCATTCTGGACCAAAGAAATCGGCAG GTGACATTTACCAAAAGGAAGTTCGGACTGATGAAGAAGGCCTATGAGCTGAGCGTGCTCTGTGACTGTGAGATCGCTCTCATCATCTTTAACAGCACCAACCGCCTCTTTCAGTATGCCAGCACGGACATGGACCGTGTGCTCCTGAAGTACACAGAGTACAGTGAACCCCATGAGAGCCGCACCAACTCTGACATCCTCGAG ACACTGAAGCGGAGGGGTGTGGGTCTTGATGGACCAGATCTGGAGCCAGATGAGGGCCCTGAGGGGCCAGGAGAGAAGCTGCGGAGGCTGGCAGGTGATGGGGGTGAGCCCGCCTTGCCCCGGCCCCTGCTCTTT CCAGCAGCCCCCACTATGCCTAGCCCAGATATGGTATATGGGGCCCTGCCCCCACTAGGCTGTGACTCCAATGGACTTGGGGAagccctgcctgcccagagccGCCCATCCCCCTTCCGGCCAGCAGCCCCCAAAGCTGGGCCCCCAG GCCTGGCCCACCCTCTGTTCTCCCCAAGCCAACTTGCCAGCAAGACACCACCACCTCTGTACCTGGCAGTGGATGGGCGGAGGCCAGACCTGCCTGGGGGCCTGGCAGGAGCCCGAGGGGGACTGAGCACCTCG AGAGGCCTCTATGGTAGCCTTCAGAGTCCATGCTCTGATACAGCTCCAGGACCCCCACTCGGAAGctttcccttcctcccagccGGTCCCCCAG aatatGATCTGGGAGACCCCCCTCCACCACCCGGCTTGTTGCAGCCTCCTACTCTGGCCTCATGGCAGATCTCGAGGGGTGATGGTCCCCTAGCTGCACCTGTTCAGCCCAG tGGGGGCCGCAGTCTAGGTGAGGAGGGCCCCCCAGCCCGCGGTGCCTCCCCACCGACCCCCCAAGTCAACATCAAGTCTGAGCGCCTCTCGCCGGCACCCAGGGGCCCTGGCGACTTTTCCAAGACCTTCTCCTACCCCTTGCTCTTGGCCGGGCCCCTGGCAGAGCCCCTACGGCCTGGGCCTCCACTGCGCCGGCTACCCAATGCTGACGGTTGGCCCCGGTAG